The following are from one region of the Variovorax sp. V213 genome:
- a CDS encoding Rrf2 family transcriptional regulator → MKRDSKLSGVLHVLLHMAEMDGPVTSESLAVAMHTNPVVVRRVMAGLRQAGFVSSAKGHGGGWVLSCPLAAVTLGDIHNAVGSPALLAMGNRTESPGCVVEQAVNAALDGACQEAEALLRKRFNSITLADLSKDFHRRMTGGGFTHKDIEHAP, encoded by the coding sequence ATGAAACGAGACAGCAAGCTTTCAGGCGTTCTCCACGTGCTGCTGCACATGGCCGAGATGGACGGGCCCGTCACGTCCGAATCGCTGGCCGTTGCCATGCACACCAATCCGGTGGTGGTGCGCCGGGTCATGGCGGGCCTGCGCCAGGCGGGCTTCGTGAGCTCGGCCAAGGGCCACGGCGGCGGCTGGGTGCTGTCGTGCCCGCTGGCCGCCGTGACCTTGGGTGACATTCACAACGCCGTGGGTTCGCCCGCACTGCTGGCCATGGGCAACCGCACCGAGAGTCCCGGCTGCGTGGTCGAGCAGGCCGTGAATGCGGCGCTCGACGGCGCCTGCCAGGAGGCCGAGGCCTTGCTGCGAAAGCGTTTCAACAGCATCACGCTGGCCGATCTCTCGAAGGACTTTCATCGCCGCATGACGGGCGGCGGCTTCACTCACAAGGACATCGAACATGCGCCATGA
- a CDS encoding helix-turn-helix domain-containing protein, protein MSAAPPSILIDAALRGVLIALLLLLALVLGRDRPRLSAARAGAALALGLCVQVIDSTPMFEALVPWIWQAPLVAVSVGNAVLFWVFVQALFDDDFTLRPLHAAAWVSVAALAAFNCAAVADGSAMASVMRGLQRAVPLVFAVLAALAAASHWRGDLVEKRRRLRVFIVVAGIGYSLAMVGVRLASPHGRLSGMSATADAAMLLLIVAAVAWRMLRLAGSELFPTAQVPAVLPAVPTVQPAAVEPLAQPVAGRRSETEPDPAEDRLAESLQHLMAVDRAYRSEDLSIASLAARLAAPEYRLRRLINQRLGHRNFNAFVNGFRLAEALAALADPGKRDLPILTIALTAGFQSIGPFNRAFKTATGLTPTEFRKQKLADS, encoded by the coding sequence ATGTCCGCAGCCCCTCCCTCGATCCTCATCGACGCCGCCCTGCGCGGCGTGCTGATTGCGTTGCTGCTCCTGCTGGCGCTGGTGCTGGGCCGCGATCGGCCGCGCCTGTCGGCCGCGCGGGCCGGGGCGGCACTGGCGCTCGGCTTATGCGTCCAGGTCATTGACTCCACCCCGATGTTCGAGGCGCTCGTGCCCTGGATCTGGCAAGCGCCGCTGGTGGCGGTGTCGGTCGGCAACGCCGTGCTGTTCTGGGTGTTCGTGCAGGCGCTGTTCGATGACGACTTCACGCTGCGGCCGCTGCATGCCGCGGCCTGGGTGTCGGTTGCGGCGCTGGCGGCGTTCAACTGCGCGGCCGTGGCCGACGGCTCGGCCATGGCATCGGTCATGCGAGGCTTGCAGCGCGCGGTACCGCTGGTGTTCGCGGTGCTTGCCGCGCTTGCCGCGGCTTCGCATTGGCGCGGCGATCTGGTGGAGAAGAGGCGCCGGCTGCGCGTGTTCATCGTGGTGGCCGGCATCGGCTACAGCCTGGCGATGGTCGGGGTTCGGCTGGCCTCGCCGCATGGCCGGCTCTCGGGCATGTCGGCCACGGCGGACGCAGCGATGCTGCTGTTGATCGTCGCAGCGGTGGCGTGGCGGATGCTGCGGCTCGCGGGGTCGGAGCTGTTTCCGACGGCGCAGGTGCCGGCGGTGCTTCCTGCTGTGCCGACTGTCCAGCCTGCCGCGGTCGAACCCCTCGCCCAGCCGGTGGCCGGACGCAGATCGGAAACCGAGCCCGATCCGGCAGAAGATCGTCTCGCCGAATCCCTGCAGCACCTCATGGCGGTCGATCGCGCCTACCGCAGCGAGGACCTGAGCATCGCCAGCCTTGCCGCACGGCTGGCCGCGCCCGAGTACCGGCTGCGGCGGCTCATCAACCAGCGGTTGGGGCATCGCAATTTCAACGCCTTCGTCAATGGCTTCCGGCTGGCCGAGGCACTGGCGGCGCTGGCGGATCCGGGCAAGCGCGACCTGCCCATCCTCACCATCGCCCTCACCGCGGGCTTTCAGTCCATCGGTCCGTTCAATCGCGCGTTCAAGACGGCCACGGGCCTCACGCCCACCGAATTCCGCAAGCAGAAGCTGGCCGATTCCTGA
- a CDS encoding alpha/beta hydrolase family protein — MRRLFLFLPALGLALLSGLVHAAVGFAEIPGTAGDGPVTVFYPSSGEARPMRRGPFTLDVAAEGTPVRGNGRLIVVSHGSGGAPWVHADLARSFVDAGFIVAMPEHKADNYKDTSNPGPGSWAMRPAEVSRAIDAVARDARLAPLLELDKVGMYGMSAGGHTALSLAGGRWSPAAFTRHCEANLEGDFQSCVGLITRLTGSWFDGLRKWGALLVIRRRFADDTPQGHDDPRIAAVVAGVPSSADFDMASLATPRVPLGLVTAREDRWLIRRYHSDRVLAACRPRCELIADLPRGGHGALLSPLPPGLTGLIGDMLNDPPGFDRAALLPEVNRKTTAFFSTHLLP, encoded by the coding sequence ATGCGACGTCTGTTTCTCTTTCTGCCGGCCTTGGGGTTGGCGCTGCTCTCCGGGCTGGTGCATGCCGCCGTGGGATTTGCCGAGATTCCCGGCACCGCCGGCGATGGCCCGGTCACCGTGTTCTATCCGTCGAGCGGCGAGGCCCGTCCGATGCGGCGCGGCCCTTTCACGCTGGACGTGGCGGCGGAGGGCACGCCTGTTCGCGGCAACGGCCGGCTGATTGTGGTTTCGCACGGGTCGGGCGGCGCGCCATGGGTCCATGCGGACCTGGCACGCAGCTTCGTGGATGCCGGCTTCATCGTGGCGATGCCCGAGCACAAGGCCGACAACTACAAGGACACCAGCAACCCGGGTCCCGGCAGCTGGGCGATGCGCCCGGCCGAAGTGTCGCGCGCCATCGACGCGGTGGCGCGCGATGCACGCCTTGCGCCGCTGCTCGAACTCGACAAGGTGGGGATGTACGGCATGTCGGCCGGCGGCCACACCGCGCTGAGCCTGGCGGGCGGGCGCTGGTCGCCGGCCGCATTCACGCGGCATTGCGAAGCCAACCTCGAAGGCGACTTCCAATCCTGCGTCGGTCTGATCACGCGGCTGACGGGGAGCTGGTTCGACGGCCTCCGCAAATGGGGCGCGCTGCTCGTGATCCGCCGCCGCTTTGCGGACGACACGCCGCAGGGGCACGACGATCCGCGCATCGCCGCCGTGGTGGCCGGCGTGCCGTCTTCGGCTGATTTCGACATGGCCTCGCTCGCCACGCCGCGCGTGCCGCTGGGGCTGGTCACCGCGCGCGAGGACCGCTGGCTGATCCGGCGCTATCACAGCGACCGCGTGCTCGCGGCCTGCCGGCCGCGCTGCGAACTGATTGCAGACCTGCCCAGGGGCGGCCATGGCGCCCTGCTCTCGCCCCTGCCGCCGGGGCTCACGGGATTGATCGGCGACATGCTCAACGATCCACCGGGGTTCGACCGCGCCGCGCTGCTGCCGGAAGTGAACCGCAAGACAACGGCCTTCTTCAGCACGCATCTGCTGCCTTGA
- a CDS encoding adhesin yields the protein MKQQQQHKSIIVGALLAGLLAVSGFAQAQGVGVGVGVNADVNTSGAVKTAPAQGSAGAGAGTSATAGTSGTSTGGNAGGAAGGLGNTLGGVVGGATGAVGKATDTVGGATGAVSGATGAVGGATNAAGGVTNTVGGTLNSATGAVGSAGGAVKPSGAGVKASGKAKGSGAVDVTK from the coding sequence ATGAAGCAGCAACAACAACACAAGTCCATCATCGTCGGCGCCTTGCTCGCAGGCCTGCTTGCCGTGAGCGGCTTCGCACAGGCACAAGGCGTGGGTGTCGGCGTGGGCGTGAATGCCGATGTCAACACCTCGGGCGCCGTCAAGACCGCGCCAGCCCAGGGCAGTGCAGGCGCAGGGGCGGGAACCTCCGCAACGGCTGGCACCTCCGGCACCTCCACTGGCGGGAATGCCGGCGGTGCAGCGGGCGGGCTGGGCAACACGCTCGGCGGTGTGGTGGGCGGTGCAACGGGTGCCGTGGGCAAAGCGACCGATACGGTCGGCGGTGCCACCGGGGCTGTGAGCGGTGCGACGGGCGCCGTCGGTGGCGCCACCAATGCGGCGGGCGGCGTCACGAACACCGTGGGCGGCACGCTGAACAGCGCGACCGGCGCCGTGGGCTCGGCCGGCGGCGCAGTGAAGCCGTCGGGCGCCGGCGTGAAGGCCAGCGGCAAGGCGAAGGGCTCGGGCGCCGTCGACGTCACGAAGTAA
- a CDS encoding MaoC family dehydratase — protein sequence MKFADFHPGQVIEAGPYVVSEAELIGFAQAYDPQWFHTDPVAAADSAFGGLIASGWHTCSIAMRLVVDAALQGSESFASPGLEHVRWPHPVRPGDALRLVADVIEARRSGKRPTLGILRWRWRLFNQRELMVLDVEVTSLFRLEATA from the coding sequence ATGAAGTTCGCCGACTTCCACCCCGGCCAGGTCATCGAGGCCGGACCCTATGTCGTTTCCGAAGCGGAGCTGATCGGGTTCGCGCAGGCCTACGACCCGCAGTGGTTCCACACCGATCCCGTGGCCGCGGCGGACAGCGCCTTTGGCGGGCTGATCGCGAGCGGCTGGCACACCTGTTCCATCGCGATGCGCCTCGTGGTCGATGCCGCGCTCCAAGGCTCCGAGTCGTTCGCGTCGCCCGGGCTCGAGCATGTGCGATGGCCCCATCCGGTGCGGCCCGGCGATGCCTTGCGGCTCGTGGCCGACGTCATCGAGGCGCGGCGTTCCGGGAAGCGGCCCACGCTCGGCATCCTGCGCTGGCGCTGGCGGCTCTTCAACCAGCGCGAATTGATGGTGCTCGACGTCGAAGTGACGAGCCTCTTCAGGCTCGAGGCGACCGCCTGA
- the boxA gene encoding benzoyl-CoA 2,3-epoxidase subunit BoxA, whose protein sequence is MDMAVEAGVIKQHLIDPEICIRCNTCEATCPVNAITHDDNNYVVRADICNGCMACISPCPTGSIDNWRTMPLVRAYSIEEQFTWESLPAELSTEELEAAGVSAEAAGDAAAAVPAQTQAQAQAAVESVEPVFNSAQYGATVPPWSAAHAYTNLFAPKAPTTATVVGNFNCTEAGFDSETHHIVLDFGVVPFPVLEGQSIGIIAPGVDAIGKRHHARQYSVASPRNGERPGYNNVSLTVKRVTEDHQGDPVRGVCSNYVCDLKVGDTVQVVGPFGTSFLMPNHPRSHIVMICTGTGSAPMRAMTEWRRRLRKSGKFEGGKLMLFFGARTQQELPYFGPLQSLPKDFIDINLAFSRTPGQPKRYVQDLMRERAADLAALLKDGASHFYVCGLKSMEEGVVLALRDVATEAGLDWDTVGAALKREGRLHLETY, encoded by the coding sequence ATGGACATGGCCGTTGAAGCCGGGGTGATCAAGCAGCACCTGATCGACCCCGAGATCTGCATCCGCTGCAATACCTGCGAGGCCACCTGCCCCGTCAACGCGATCACGCACGACGACAACAACTACGTCGTGCGGGCCGACATCTGCAATGGCTGCATGGCCTGCATCTCGCCGTGCCCCACGGGCTCGATCGACAACTGGCGCACGATGCCGCTGGTGCGCGCGTACTCCATCGAGGAGCAGTTCACCTGGGAGTCGCTGCCCGCCGAGCTTTCGACCGAAGAGCTGGAAGCCGCGGGCGTGTCCGCCGAAGCGGCCGGCGATGCGGCAGCCGCCGTGCCGGCGCAAACCCAGGCGCAAGCCCAGGCCGCGGTCGAATCCGTCGAGCCGGTTTTCAACTCGGCGCAATACGGCGCCACCGTGCCCCCGTGGTCGGCCGCGCACGCCTACACCAACCTGTTTGCGCCCAAGGCGCCGACCACCGCCACCGTGGTCGGCAACTTCAACTGCACCGAGGCGGGCTTCGACAGCGAGACGCACCACATCGTGCTCGACTTCGGCGTGGTGCCGTTCCCGGTGCTCGAAGGCCAGTCGATCGGCATCATTGCGCCGGGTGTCGATGCCATTGGCAAGCGCCACCATGCGCGCCAGTATTCGGTCGCCAGCCCGCGCAACGGCGAGCGGCCCGGCTACAACAACGTGTCGCTCACCGTGAAGCGCGTGACCGAAGACCACCAGGGCGACCCGGTGCGCGGCGTGTGCTCCAACTACGTGTGCGACCTGAAGGTGGGCGACACGGTGCAGGTGGTCGGGCCCTTCGGTACCTCGTTCCTGATGCCGAACCATCCCAGGTCGCACATCGTGATGATCTGCACCGGCACCGGCAGCGCACCGATGCGCGCCATGACCGAATGGCGCCGGCGCCTGCGCAAGAGCGGCAAGTTCGAAGGCGGCAAGCTCATGCTGTTCTTCGGCGCGCGCACCCAGCAGGAGCTGCCGTACTTCGGTCCGCTGCAGTCGCTGCCGAAAGACTTCATCGACATCAACCTCGCGTTCTCGCGCACGCCCGGCCAGCCCAAGCGCTACGTGCAGGACCTGATGCGCGAGCGCGCCGCCGACCTGGCCGCGCTGCTGAAAGACGGCGCGAGCCACTTCTACGTGTGCGGCCTCAAGAGCATGGAAGAAGGCGTGGTGCTCGCATTGCGCGATGTGGCCACGGAAGCCGGGCTTGACTGGGACACGGTCGGCGCCGCACTGAAGCGCGAAGGCCGCCTGCATCTCGAAACCTACTAA
- the boxB gene encoding benzoyl-CoA 2,3-epoxidase subunit BoxB, with product MSTINYSEKIPNNVNLGEDRTLQRALEGWQPNFINWWDDVGPEGSTNHEVYLRTAVSVDPQGWAQFGHVKMRDYRWGIFLNPGDANREIHFGDHKGEKAWQDVPGEHRANLRRIIVTQGDTEPASVEQQRHLGLTAPSMYDLRNLFQINVEEGRHLWAMVYLLHKHFGRDGREEAEALLQRTSGDANNPRILGAFNEKTPDWLAFFMFTYFTDRDGKFQLAALAESAFDPLARTTKFMLTEEAHHMFVGESGVSRVLARTAQVMNELKTDDPLKVRAAGAIDLGTIQRYLNFHYSVTIDLFGADQSSNAAIFYSSGLKGRYEEGKRGDDHVLKGQTYKVLEVKDGQLVEKDVPMLNALNEVLRDDFIKDSVAGVGRWNKVLEKAGIPTRLTVPHKAFNRQIGALAGIKMSPEGRVVNEVEWAAKRDEWLPSAEDFAFVASLMGRVVEPGKFAGWISPPVMGINRQPVDFEYVRFG from the coding sequence ATGAGCACGATCAACTACAGCGAGAAGATCCCCAACAACGTCAACCTCGGCGAAGACCGCACGCTGCAGCGCGCGCTCGAAGGCTGGCAACCCAACTTCATCAACTGGTGGGACGACGTGGGCCCCGAGGGATCGACCAACCACGAGGTGTACCTGCGCACGGCGGTGAGCGTCGATCCGCAGGGCTGGGCGCAGTTCGGCCACGTGAAGATGCGCGACTACCGCTGGGGCATTTTCCTGAACCCGGGCGATGCCAACCGCGAGATCCACTTCGGCGACCACAAGGGCGAGAAGGCCTGGCAGGACGTGCCCGGCGAACACCGCGCCAACCTGCGCCGCATCATCGTGACGCAGGGCGACACCGAGCCCGCATCGGTCGAGCAGCAGCGCCACCTTGGCCTGACCGCGCCGAGCATGTATGACCTGCGCAACCTGTTCCAGATCAACGTGGAAGAAGGGCGCCACCTGTGGGCGATGGTCTACCTGCTGCACAAGCACTTCGGCCGCGACGGCCGCGAAGAAGCCGAGGCGCTGCTGCAGCGCACTTCGGGCGACGCCAACAACCCGCGCATCCTGGGCGCCTTCAACGAGAAGACGCCCGACTGGCTCGCGTTCTTCATGTTCACCTACTTCACCGACCGCGACGGCAAGTTCCAGCTGGCCGCGCTGGCCGAGAGCGCGTTCGATCCGCTGGCGCGCACCACGAAGTTCATGCTGACCGAAGAAGCGCATCACATGTTCGTGGGCGAGAGCGGCGTCTCGCGCGTCCTGGCGCGCACCGCGCAGGTGATGAACGAGCTGAAGACCGACGACCCGCTGAAGGTGCGCGCGGCCGGCGCCATCGACCTGGGCACCATCCAGCGCTACCTCAACTTCCACTACAGCGTGACCATCGACCTGTTCGGCGCCGACCAGTCGAGCAACGCCGCCATCTTCTACAGCTCGGGCCTGAAGGGCCGCTACGAGGAAGGCAAGCGAGGCGACGACCACGTGCTCAAGGGCCAGACCTACAAGGTCCTCGAGGTGAAGGACGGCCAGCTCGTCGAGAAGGACGTGCCGATGCTCAACGCGCTCAACGAAGTGCTGCGCGACGACTTCATCAAGGACTCGGTGGCCGGCGTGGGCCGCTGGAACAAGGTGCTCGAGAAGGCCGGCATCCCGACCCGCCTGACCGTGCCGCACAAGGCATTCAACCGCCAGATCGGCGCGCTTGCGGGCATCAAGATGTCGCCCGAAGGCCGCGTCGTGAACGAGGTCGAATGGGCCGCGAAGAGGGACGAATGGCTGCCGAGCGCCGAAGACTTCGCTTTCGTGGCATCGTTGATGGGCCGCGTCGTGGAGCCGGGGAAGTTCGCTGGCTGGATCTCGCCGCCGGTGATGGGCATCAACCGCCAGCCGGTCGATTTCGAGTACGTGCGTTTCGGCTGA
- the boxC gene encoding 2,3-epoxybenzoyl-CoA dihydrolase, translating into MTETTTLQAPSRVDYRIEPAQYKHWKLSFEGPVARLVLDIAEDGGIRPGYKLKLNSYDLGVDIELNDALNRVRFEHPEVRSVIVTSGKDRIFCSGANIFMLGVSSHAWKVNFCKFTNETRNGIEDSSKHSGLKFIAAVNGACAGGGYELALACDEILLVDDRSSAVSLPEVPLLGVLPGTGGLTRVTDKRHVRHDLADIFCTSVEGVRGQRAVDWRLVDAVAKPAQFAAAVQERASQLAAGSDRPANGKGVVLTRLERNETADSLSYSHVDIQIDRSKRTATITIKAPTGAQPADIAAIEAAGAAWWPLAMCRQLDDAILNLRTNELDIGTWLLKTEGDAQAVLASDAVMLAHKDHWLVRETIGALRRTLARLDVSSRSLFALVEAGSCFAGTLAEVAFAADRTYMLALPDDAGRAPKLVLNEFNLGFFPMVNDQSRLQRRFYEEAAPLDAARAAAGKPLDADEALKLGLVTAAPDDIDWEDEIRIAIEERAAMSPDALTGLEANLRFASQENMATRIFGRLTAWQNWIFNRPNAVGEKGALKVYGTGEKAGFDLNRV; encoded by the coding sequence ATGACCGAAACCACGACCCTTCAGGCGCCTTCGCGCGTCGACTACCGTATCGAACCCGCGCAATACAAGCACTGGAAGCTCAGCTTCGAGGGCCCCGTGGCGCGCCTGGTGCTCGACATTGCGGAAGACGGCGGCATCCGCCCCGGCTACAAGCTCAAGCTCAACAGCTACGACCTGGGCGTGGACATCGAACTGAACGACGCACTCAACCGCGTGCGCTTCGAGCACCCCGAAGTGCGCAGCGTGATCGTCACCAGCGGCAAGGACCGCATCTTCTGTTCGGGTGCCAACATCTTCATGCTCGGCGTGTCGAGCCATGCCTGGAAGGTGAACTTCTGCAAGTTCACCAACGAGACGCGCAACGGCATCGAAGACTCGTCCAAGCACTCGGGCCTGAAGTTCATCGCGGCCGTGAACGGCGCCTGCGCCGGCGGCGGCTACGAGCTGGCGCTGGCCTGCGACGAGATCCTGCTGGTGGACGACCGCTCCTCGGCTGTGTCGCTGCCCGAAGTGCCGCTGCTCGGCGTGCTGCCCGGCACCGGCGGCCTCACCCGCGTGACCGACAAGCGCCATGTGCGCCACGACCTCGCCGACATCTTCTGCACCAGCGTCGAAGGCGTGCGCGGCCAGCGCGCGGTCGACTGGCGCCTGGTCGATGCGGTGGCCAAGCCCGCGCAATTCGCCGCCGCCGTGCAGGAGCGTGCATCGCAGCTCGCCGCGGGCAGCGACCGCCCCGCGAATGGCAAGGGCGTGGTGTTGACCCGCCTCGAGCGCAACGAAACCGCCGACAGCCTCAGCTACTCGCACGTCGACATCCAGATCGACCGCAGCAAGCGCACCGCGACCATCACCATCAAGGCGCCCACCGGCGCGCAGCCCGCGGACATCGCCGCCATCGAAGCGGCCGGCGCCGCGTGGTGGCCGCTCGCCATGTGCCGCCAGCTGGACGACGCCATCCTCAACCTGCGCACCAACGAGCTCGACATCGGCACCTGGCTGCTCAAGACCGAAGGCGACGCGCAGGCCGTGCTCGCATCGGACGCCGTGATGCTCGCCCACAAGGACCACTGGCTGGTGCGCGAAACCATCGGCGCGCTGCGCCGCACGTTGGCGCGCCTCGATGTGTCGTCGCGCAGCCTGTTCGCGCTGGTCGAAGCGGGTTCCTGCTTTGCCGGCACGCTGGCCGAGGTGGCTTTTGCGGCCGACCGAACCTACATGCTGGCGCTGCCCGACGATGCCGGGCGCGCACCGAAGCTCGTGCTCAACGAGTTCAACCTCGGCTTCTTCCCGATGGTGAACGACCAGAGCCGCCTGCAGCGCCGCTTCTATGAAGAGGCTGCGCCACTCGACGCCGCCCGCGCCGCCGCCGGCAAGCCGCTGGACGCCGACGAGGCGCTGAAGCTCGGCCTCGTGACCGCCGCGCCCGACGACATCGACTGGGAGGACGAGATCCGCATCGCCATCGAAGAGCGCGCCGCCATGTCGCCCGACGCGCTCACCGGCCTCGAAGCCAACCTGCGCTTCGCAAGCCAGGAGAACATGGCCACCCGCATCTTCGGCCGGCTCACCGCCTGGCAGAACTGGATCTTCAACCGCCCCAACGCCGTGGGCGAAAAGGGCGCGCTGAAGGTCTATGGCACCGGCGAAAAGGCCGGCTTCGACTTGAATCGCGTTTGA
- a CDS encoding helix-turn-helix transcriptional regulator yields MNEHVDAVLPAARDGNHASNATPPGEARNPLLAALGDRVRNLRAQRGLTRKAVAVAAGVSERHLANLEYGIGNASILVLQQVAGALHCSLAELVGDVTTSSPEWLLIRELLEHRSEADLRRVRVALGELLGTASVDPARHRRIALVGLRGAGKSTLGQMLAEDLEVPFIELSREIETLAGCSVREIHDLYGTNAYRRYERRALEETIQIYSEVVIATPGGIVSDPATFNELLAHCTTVWLQAAPEEHMGRVAAQGDTRPMAASKEAMEDLRRILNGRAAFYSKADLSVDTSGRTLAQSFQALRAVAHQSMRPGA; encoded by the coding sequence ATGAACGAGCATGTAGACGCGGTGCTGCCCGCCGCGCGCGACGGCAACCACGCCAGCAATGCCACACCGCCGGGAGAAGCCAGGAATCCATTGCTGGCAGCTCTGGGCGACCGTGTGCGCAACCTGCGCGCGCAGCGCGGCCTCACGCGCAAGGCGGTGGCGGTGGCGGCCGGCGTCTCGGAGCGGCACCTCGCCAACCTCGAGTACGGCATCGGCAATGCGTCGATCCTCGTGTTGCAGCAGGTGGCCGGCGCGCTGCACTGCTCGCTGGCCGAGCTGGTCGGCGATGTGACCACCAGCTCGCCCGAATGGCTGCTGATTCGCGAACTGCTCGAGCACCGCAGCGAAGCCGACCTGCGCCGCGTGCGCGTGGCGCTGGGCGAGCTGCTGGGCACGGCCTCGGTCGATCCGGCGCGGCACCGGCGCATCGCGCTCGTGGGCCTGCGCGGCGCGGGCAAGTCGACGCTCGGGCAGATGCTGGCGGAAGACCTCGAAGTGCCTTTCATCGAGCTGAGCCGCGAGATCGAAACGCTGGCGGGCTGCAGCGTGCGCGAGATCCACGACCTCTACGGCACCAACGCCTACCGCCGCTACGAGCGCCGCGCGCTCGAGGAAACCATCCAGATCTACAGCGAAGTGGTCATTGCCACGCCGGGCGGCATCGTGTCCGACCCGGCCACATTCAACGAGCTGCTCGCGCACTGCACCACCGTGTGGCTGCAGGCCGCGCCCGAGGAACACATGGGCCGCGTGGCCGCCCAGGGCGACACCCGCCCGATGGCGGCCAGCAAGGAAGCCATGGAAGACCTGCGGCGCATCCTGAATGGCCGCGCGGCCTTCTATTCGAAGGCCGACCTGTCGGTGGACACGAGCGGCAGGACCCTGGCGCAAAGCTTCCAGGCGCTGCGCGCCGTCGCACACCAATCCATGCGCCCCGGCGCCTGA
- a CDS encoding DUF4863 family protein, which yields MSSKEAFHQLIAGLTAEIAGRPLDEQLDQWLNATHGAGSPRFEQLRQACIGGVAEGWLCEREGGGIKYGRVFKAEDALHRFSVDVVDMQDIAGPHHTHPNGEIDLIMPLEGSADATFDGRPAGWCVYGPGTAHRPTVAQGRALVLYLLPEGQIKFTQ from the coding sequence ATGTCCAGCAAGGAAGCATTTCACCAGTTGATCGCCGGCCTGACCGCCGAAATTGCCGGCAGGCCGCTCGACGAACAACTCGACCAGTGGCTCAACGCCACCCATGGTGCGGGCAGCCCCCGTTTCGAGCAGCTGCGCCAGGCCTGCATCGGCGGCGTGGCCGAAGGCTGGCTGTGCGAGCGCGAAGGCGGCGGCATCAAGTATGGCCGCGTGTTCAAGGCCGAAGACGCGCTGCACCGGTTCTCGGTCGACGTGGTCGACATGCAGGACATCGCCGGGCCGCACCACACGCATCCGAATGGCGAGATCGACCTGATCATGCCACTCGAAGGCAGCGCCGATGCCACCTTCGACGGACGGCCGGCGGGCTGGTGCGTCTACGGGCCCGGCACTGCGCACCGGCCGACCGTGGCGCAAGGCCGCGCACTCGTTCTCTATCTACTGCCCGAAGGGCAGATCAAATTCACCCAATGA